From one Catharus ustulatus isolate bCatUst1 chromosome 1, bCatUst1.pri.v2, whole genome shotgun sequence genomic stretch:
- the LOC117005515 gene encoding sodium channel protein type 5 subunit alpha-like: MAEFLLPGTNNFRRFTQESLAAIKKRIAAKKNCRRNTIKQKPKEKPRPQLDLKAFQKLPALYGNPPPELIGEPLEDLDPYYKDHKVFIVLNKQKIIYRFTATRALWIFSPFHPIRRRAIKILVHSLFTWFIMCTIITNCAFMALTESSKTSSSSWNTYVEFTFTGIYTFESLIKILATGFCLNEFTFLRDPWNWLDFTVIVMAYVGAFSDLGSVSVLRTFRVLRALKTISVVPGLKIIVGALIQSVKKLANVMILTVFCLSVFALIGLQLFKGNLRQKCIRNTTEFCNKTWENYEKFANDSDEFARKNGTADILLCSPGGGDCPPGYKCCKIGPNPDYGFTSFDTFGWAFLSLFRLMTQDCWERLYQQTLRASGKVYVVFFMMVIFLGSFYLVNLILAVVTMAYEDQNKATIAETEARERKFREAIELLQKEQESLGIKGIDILSLSSFEASSLSPKEIKEMSNRKKKNKSLGREDNEEEEEELPKSQLPDSQRKLSLLVHGPNAKRRLSHGSVFTFPIPTAEMDPSVGLGAEDTHSAGGHKPRCQSLSGAQPARRPSLQSQRGHSSHPATPNCVRSSKGGSADEHLGVGLGLAGGSSRVHSQDPVFSEGAILAPVMEDLGKGDLQPAVHDESSTMHLPPHLSVEYFNEAFQRQRAASVVSIITSVLEEREGAQQKCPPRLKNFALKYLIWDCCPLWLRIKEKVSAFIKDPFFDLTITVCIVMNTLFMALEHNNMSLTFKFMLKIGNLVFTGIFIAEMILKIIALDPYYYFQQPWNIFDSVIVTLSVIELSFPKDKSKKRREKGGTLSVLRSFRLLRVFKLAKSWPTLNTLIKIICNSLGALSNLTLVLGIIIFIFAIVGMQLFGRNYALNCTKIAKDCKPRWHMKDFFHSFLIIFRILCGEWIETMWDCMVVAQPSLCLIVFLLVMVIGNLVVFNLFIALLLSSFSADSLQTTEDDGEMNNLRIAFARIHKGFHFAKSVTWDVCCRKLRQIKKVHRKKIKLTAQNSFGFKSEETKSCKENHNNEWIEKNGDKCPGLEDFVRHPNILVCVPIAEAENTSEGFEDEDKRSTVTDTECSKQDENHLRQRGDRAKNSGSSSKGSLFSSEEFSVLYLEKDRNSALSSPEDKELDSVSSSEVSTVDLANPEDVLKQIPEFSEDFKSPEQCFPEGCARYFPCCLGSAAKFGGETWWNLRKTCYQIVEHSWFESFIVFMILLSSGALAFEDIHIQKRERIQAILLFLDKMFTFIFVLEMLLKWVAYGFKKYFTNAWCWLDFLIVDVSLINLFGSNFGPMKSLRTLRALRPLRALSRFEGMRVVVNALLGAIPSIMNVLLVCLIFWLIFSIMGVNLFAGKFGKCVNMTDENSEISTDIKNKTDCVAYNSTGKIFWVNVKVNFDNVGSGYLALLQVATFKGWMDIMYAAVDSREKDEQPDMENSLYMYLYFVVFIIFGSFFTLNLFVGVIIDNFNQQKKKISGEDIFMTEEQKKYYNAMKKLGSKKPQKPIPRPLNRYQGFLFDIVTSQMFDVVIMGLICLNMVTMMVETYEQSETKTNVLGKINILFVTIFTAECVLKLLALRQYYFSNAWNIFDLVVVIMSLVALLLSSIGKAFEHFLPPTLFRVIRLARIGRILRLIRGAKGIRTLLFALMMSLPALFNIGLLLFLVMFIYAIFGMANFAYVKMEGGIDDMFNFQTFANSMLCLFQITTSAGWDGLLSPILNTGPPFCDPNINGTVGECGKPAIGIIYFVSYIIISFLIVVNMYIAVILENFNAATEESAEPLGEDDFDIFYEIWEKFDPEATQFITVSALSDFADALPKPLCVPKPNKVELKAMDLPVVSGDKIHCLDILFAFTKRVLGDSGDLDTLKVQMEEKFMAANPSKQSYEPISTTLSHRQEEASATVIQRAYRSHLLQRSLKHASYLYQHRTHSSDTLGDAAPEKEGLIASMLSANYGRHPVRSETSSSVSIPPSYDSVTRESSGNLVVENGDITDNQQSPDIK, from the exons ATGGCTGAATTCTTGCTACCTGGTACCAACAACTTCCGTAGGTTCACCCAGGAATCCTTGGCAGCGATCAAAAAGAGAATTGCTGCCAAAAAGAATTGTCGAAGAAATACCATAAAACAGAAACCTAAGGAGAAGCCACGTCCTCAGCTTGACCTAAAAGCTTTCCAGAAATTACCAGCTCTCTATGGAAATCCTCCTCCAGAGCTCATTGGGGAACCACTGGAGGATCTTGACCCATACTACAAAGATCATAAG GTTTTCATAGTgctaaacaaacagaaaataatctaCAGATTTACTGCTACACGTGCCCTGTGGATCTTCAGTCCTTTCCATCCAATACGAAGAAgagcaattaaaattttagtgCATTC ATTGTTCACCTGGTTTATCATGTGCACCATTATAACTAATTGTGCGTTCATGGCTCTGACTGAGTCATCCAAGACTTCATCATCTTCATGGAACACATATGTTGA ATTTACTTTCACTGGCATTTACACTTTTGAATCATTGATAAAAATACTGGCAACAGGATTCTGTCTAAATGAATTCACTTTCCTTCGGGATCCCTGGAACTGGTTGGATTTCACCGTTATCGTCATGGC GTACGTGGGAGCATTTAGTGACTTGGGGAGTGTGTCAGTCCTCAGGACTTTCAGGGTTCTCAGAGctttaaaaaccatttcagtAGTCCCAG GGCTCAAGATCATTGTAGGGGCACTTATCCAGTCTGTTAAGAAACTTGCTAATGTGATGATCCTGACTGTTTTCTGCCTGAGTGTTTTTGCCCTCATAGGCCTCCAGCTTTTTAAGGGCAATCTCAGGCAAAAGTGCATCAGGAACACTACAGAGTTTTGTAATAAAACATGGGAAAATTATGAAAAGTTTGCAAATGattcag atgagTTTGCTAGAAAAAATGGTACTGCGGATATTTTGCTGTGTAGTCCTGGTGGTGG GGACTGTCCTCCTGGCTATAAATGCTGTAAAATTGGGCCAAATCCTGATTATGGTTTCACCAGTTTTGATACATTTGGCTgggcttttctttccttattccGCCTGATGACCCAGGACTGCTGGGAGCGTCTGTACCAACAG ACCCTCAGAGCTTCTGGGAAGGTGTATGTAGTCTTCTTCATGATGGTCATCTTTCTGGGCTCATTTTATCTAGTCAACTTGATTCTGGCTGTAGTGACAATGGCATACGAGGACCAGAACAAGGCCACCATTGCTGAAACTGAggcaagggaaaggaaatttcGGGAAGCTATAGAATTACTGCAGAAGGAGCAAGAG tcatTGGGTATTAAAGGGATTGATATCCTGTCCCTTAGCTCCTTTGAAGCTTCTTCTCTGTCAcccaaagaaatcaaagaaatgagcaataggaaaaagaaaaataagtcatTGGGGAGGGAAGataatgaagaagaagaagaagagctCCCCAAGTCACAGCTCCCAGACAGTCAACGAAAGTTG TCTCTCCTGGTGCACGGCCCCAACGCCAAGCGCCGGCTGAGCCACGGGAGCGTCTTCACCTTCCCAATCCCCACCGCGGAGATGGATCCCAGCGTGGGTCTCGGTGCTGAGGAcacccacagtgctgggggacaCAAACCCCGGTGCCAGTCGCTGTCAGGAGCACAGCCAGCGAGACgccccagcctgcagagccaaCGGGGACACAGCTCCCACCCGGCCACCCCCAACTGTGTGCGGAGCAGCAAGGGCGGCAGCGCGGACGAGCAccttggggtgggattggggctggcaggagggagcagcagggtgcACAGCCAAGATCCCGTGTTCTCTGAAGGAGCCATACTTGCACCAGTCATGGAAGACTTGGGAAAGGGGGATCTG CAGCCAGCTGTGCATGATGAGAGCAGCACGATGCATTTACCTCCTCATCTGTCAGTGGAATACTTTAATGAAGCTTTTCAGCGACAAAGGGCAGCAAGTGTAGTCAGCATAATTACCAGTGTCTTGGAGG AACGTGAAGGAGCTCAGCAGAAATGCCCACCACGCCTGAAGAACTTTGCTTTAAAGTATCTAATTTGGGACTGTTGCCCACTTTGGTTGAGAATCAAGGAAAAAGTGTCTGCTTTTATAAAGGATCCTTTTTTTGATCTCACCATCACGGTTTGCATTGTGATGAACACTTTGTTCATGGCACTGGAGCACAATAATATGTCACTTACTTTTAAATTCATGCTTAAAATAGGCAACCTG GTTTTTACAGGAATCTTCATTGCAGAAATGATCTTAAAAATCATCGCTCTAGATCCCTATTACTatttccagcagccctggaatATTTTTGACAGTGTCATTGTCACACTGAGTGTAATTGAACTGAGTTTCCCCAAAGACAAAAGCAAGAAACgaagggaaaaaggaggaacCCTGTCAGTTTTACGATCCTTCAGACTG CTGAGGGTCTTCAAACTGGCAAAGTCCTGGCCAACTTTAAACActctaattaaaataatttgtaactCCCTGGGAGCACTGAGTAATCTGACCCTCGTCCTGGGAAtcatcattttcatttttgctatAGTAGGGATGCAACTTTTTGGGAGAAATTACGCGCTCAACTGCACTAAAATAGCCAAAGACTGCAAGCCACGCTGGCACATGAAGGACTTTTTCCATTCATTCCTCATCATTTTCCGAATTCTGTGTGGAGAATGGATTGAGACCATGTGGGACTGCATGGTGGTTGCTCAACCATCACTGTGTCTTATTGTCTTTCTGCTGGTCATGGTGATAGGAAATTTAGTG GTTTTCAACCTTTTCATTGCACTGCTGCTGAGTTCTTTTAGTGCTGACAGTCTCCAGACAACAGAGGATGATGGAGAGATGAACAATCTCAGGATTGCCTTCGCTCGGATCCACAAGGGATTCCACTTTGCCAAGAGCGTGACATGGGACGTCTGCTGTAGGAAACTCAGGCAGATAAAGAAAGTgcacaggaagaaaatcaaattgACTGCACAGAACTCATTTGGGTTCAAGAGTGAAGAGACAAAAAGTTGTAAAGAGAATCACAATAATGAATGGATTGAGAAAAACGGGGACAAATGCCCAGGTCTTGAAGATTTTGTTAGACACCCCAACATACTTGTTTGTGTTCCTATTGCTGAGGCAGAGAATACTAGTGAGGGTTTTGAAGATGAAGACAAACGGAGCACAGTTACTGACACAGAATGCAGCAAACAG GATGAAAATCACCTGAGGCAAAGGGGAGACAGAGCAAAAAATTCAGGCAGCTCGAGTAAAGGAtcattattttcctctgaagaatTCAGTGTGCTTTATCTAGAAAAGGACAGGAACAGTGCACTCTCATCACCAGAAGATAAAGAG TTGGACAGTGTCAGCTCTTCTGAAGTCAGCACAGTGGATCTGGCAAATCCTGAAgatgttttaaaacagattCCAGAATTTTCTGAAGACTTCAAGTCTCCAGAACAATGTTTTCCAGAAG GCTGTGCTCGGTACTTTCCTTGTTGCCTGGGTAGTGCTGCCAAGTTTGGAGGAGAAACCTGGTGGAACCTGAGAAAAACTTGCTACCAGATTGTTGAACATTCTTGGTTTGAATCCTTTATCGTGTTCATGATTCTTCTGAGCAGTGGAGCCCTG GCATTTGAAGACATCCATatacaaaagagagaaagaattcAAGCCATATTGTTATTTCTTGACAAAATGttcactttcatttttgttctggAGATGCTCCTGAAGTGGGTGGCTTATGGCTTCAAGAAGTATTTCACCAAtgcctggtgctggctggaCTTCCTTATTGTAGAT GTCTCTCTGATAAACCTCTTTGGCAGTAACTTTGGCCCCATGAAATCTCTTAGGACTCTGCGAGCCCTGAGACCCTTGAGAGCGCTGTCACGGTTTGAGGGAATGAGG GTTGTGGTCAATGCCCTCCTGGGAGCCATCCCTTCCATCATGAATGTTCTACTCGTCTGCCTCATCTTCTGGCTCATTTTCAGCATCATGGGAGTGAACCTCTTTGCTGGGAAGTTTGGGAAATGTGTGAATATGACAGATGAAAATTCCGAAATAAGTACCGACATCAAGAACAAAACAGACTGTGTGGCGTACAAcagcactggaaaaatattCTGGGTCAACGTTAAAGTCAATTTTGATAATGTTGGCTCTGGCTACCTGGCTCTCCTTCAGGTG GCAACATTTAAGGGTTGGATGGACATCATGTATGCAGCAGTAGATTCACGAGAG AAAGATGAGCAGCCAGATATGGAGAACAGTCTGTATATGTATCTCTACTTTGTGGTCTTCATCATCTTCGGATCTTTTTTCACCCTGAACCTCTTTGTTGGTGTGATCATTGACAACTTCaaccagcaaaagaaaaagataa GTGGGGAAGATATCTTTAtgacagaagaacagaaaaaatactaCAATGCAATGAAGAAGTTGGGATCCAAGAAACCTCAAAAACCCATTCCAAGACCCTTG AACAGATACCAAGGTTTCCTTTTTGACATTGTAACATCCCAAATGTTTGATGTTGTCATCATGGGTCTCATCTGCCTCAACATGGTCACGATGATGGTGGAAACCTATGAGCAAAGTGAAACGAAGACAAACGTCCTCGGCAAAATCAATATACTCTTTGTTACCATCTTTACTGCAGAATGTGTGCTGAAATTGCTGGCTCTGAGGCAGTACTATTTCTCAAATGCCTGGAACATATTTGATTTAGTTGTTGTTATTATGTCACTTGTTG CCTTACTGCTTTCCAGCATTGGCAAAGCCTTTGAACATTTCTTACCACCCACACTCTTCAGAGTCATTCGTTTGGCTCGGATTGGGCGGATCCTGAGACTCATCCGGGGAGCCAAAGGAATACGAACTCTGCTCTTTGCCTTAATGATGTCCCTACCTGCTCTGTTCAACATTGGCCTCTTGCTGTTTCTGGTCATGTTCATTTATGCCATTTTTGGCATGGCTAACTTTGCCTATGTGAAGATGGAAGGTGGCATTGACGACATGTTCAACTTCCAAACCTTTGCTAACAGCATGCTCTGTCTCTTCCAAATCACCACGTCAGCTGGCTGGGATGGTCTTCTCAGTCCTATTTTAAACACTGGGCCACCATTCTGTGATCCAAACATAAATGGTACTGTAGGGGAATGTGGTAAACCTGCCATaggtattatttattttgtaagttACATCATTATATCATTTCTCATTGTTGTCAACATGTATATAGCCGTTATTCTGGAGAACTTCAATGCTGCCACTGAGGAAAGTGCAGAGCCTTTAGGGGAAGATGACTTTGATATCTTTTATGAAATCTGGGAGAAGTTTGATCCTGAGGCAACTCAGTTCATAACTGTCTCTGCACTTTCAGACTTTGCAGATGCTCTGCCTAAACCTCTGTGTgtaccaaaaccaaacaaagttGAACTCAAAGCAATGGACCTGCCTGTGGTCAGTGGGGACAAGATACACTGCTTGGATATCTTGTTTGCTTTCACCAAGAGGGTACTGGGAGATTCTGGGGACCTGGATACACTGAAAGTACAAATGGAGGAGAAATTCATGGCCGCCAATCCATCAAAACAATCCTACGAGCCAATATCGACTACACTCAGCCACAGGCAAGAGGAAGCGTCGGCCACGGTGATCCAGCGTGCCTACAGGAGCCACCTGCTCCAGCGCTCCCTCAAACACGCCTCCTACCTGTACCAGCACAGAACTCACAGCTCTGACACTCTGGGAGATGCTGCTCCAGAAAAGGAAGGACTCATTGCCTCTATGCTGAGTGCAAATTACGGTCGGCATCCTGTCAGGTCTGAAACTTCGTCCTCAGTGTCCATCCCCCCGTCGTATGACAGTGTCACCAGAGAGAGTAGTGGCAATCTCGTGGTTGAGAATGGAGACATAACGGACAATCAGCAATCTCCAGACATTAAGTAG